The Streptomyces sp. NBC_00775 genome includes the window GTCTACCCGACCGCCGTCAAGGTCGCCACCGTCTTCGCCGTGCGCGGGCTGCTCAAGGCGATGGCAGTGCTCCAGGACGCGTTCGCCGCCAAGGCCGTCGAGTTCCGTGACGTACTGAAGATGGGGCGCACCCAGCTCCAGGACGCGGTGCCGATGACGCTGGGGCAGGAGTTCTCGGCGTACGCGGTGATGCTGGACGAGGACCGCAGCCGGCTCGCCGAGGCCGTCGAGCTGATCCACGAGATCAACCTCGGCGCCACCGCCATCGGCACCGGGCTCAACGCCCCCGCCGGATACGCCGAGTCGGTGCGCCGCCATCTCGCGGACATCACCGGGCTGCCGCTGGTCACCGCCGCCAACCTGGTGGAGGCGACCCAGGACTGCGGCGCCTTCGTGCAGATGTCGGGCGTGCTGAAGCGGATCGCGGTCAAGCTCTCCAAGAGCTGCAACGACCTGCGGCTGCTGTCCTCCGGGCCGCGCGCGGGCCTCAACGAGATCAACCTGCCGCCGGTGCAGGCGGGTTCGAGCATCATGCCCGGCAAGGTCAACCCGGTCATCCCCGAGGTCGTCAACCAGGTCGCCTTCGAGGTGATCGGCAACGACGTCACCATCACCATGGCGGCGGAGGCCGGCCAGCTCCAGCTCAACGCCTTCGAGCCGATCATCCTGCACTCCCTGTCCGAGAGCATCACGCACCTGCGGGCCGCCTGTCTGACCCTCGCCGAGCGGTGCGTCGCCGGGATCACCGCGAACACGGAGGTTCTGCGGGCGGCCGTGGAGAACTCCATCGGGCTGGTGACCGCGCTCAACCCGCACATCGGGTACACGGCGGCCACCGACATTGCCAAGGAGGCCCTCGCCACCGGACGCGGCGTCGCCGAACTCGTCCTGGAGAAGGGCCTGTTGCCGGCCGAGCGCCTGGAGGCGCTGCTGCGGCCCGAGGTGCTCGCCGGCAGCGGCGCCCGGCTGGAGGTCTGAGCCGATGAGCAGCGGGACCGGCCGGGCGGCACAATGGTGATCATGCCCTACTCGTCGTCCTTGACCTTCCAGCCGGTCCTGGAGCGCATCGCCACCGAGATCGCGCAGACGCCGGGTCGCGGGCGGCCCGCCGACTACATCCCGGCGCTCGCCGCCCGCGACCCGCGCAGCTTCGGCATGGCCGTCGCGGAGCTGGACGGCACGGTGTACGGCGTGGGGGACTGGCAGCAGCCGTTCTCCACGCAGTCCATCACCAAGGTCTTCACCCTCGCCCTCGACCTGGCCCGCGAGGGCGACGAGCTGTGGGAGCACGTCGGCCGCGAGCCCTCCGGCAACCCCTTCAACTCGCTGGTCCAGCTGGAGTACGAGAACGGCATCCCGCGCAACCCGTTCATCAACGCGGGCGCCCTCGTCGTCACCGACCGCCTCCAGACCCAGACCGGCGACGCGGCGGGAGCACTCCTCGACTTCCTGCGCGCCGAGAGCGGCAACCCCCGGCTGACCTTCGACGAGGACGTCGCCGCGTCGGAGGCCGCGCACGGCGACCGGAACGCCGCGCTTGGCCACTTCATGGCGTCCTACGGCAACATCGACAACCCGGTGCCGGCCCTCCTCGACCAGTACTTCCGCCAGTGCTCGATCGAGGCGTCCTGCGCCGACCTCGCCCTCGCCACCGGCTTCCTGGCCCGGCACGGGGTCCGCGCCGACGGCTCCCGGCTGCTCACCCGCAGCCAGGCCAAACAGGTCAACGCCGTCATGCTCACCTGCGGCACCTATGACGCGGCGGGCGACTTCGCCTACCGGGTCGGCCTGCCCGGCAAGAGCGGCGTCGGCGGCGGCATCATCGCGGTGGTACCGGGCCGCTGCACGCTGTGCGTCTGGAGCCCGGGCCTGGACGAGCGGGGCAACTCGGTGGCGGGCGTGGCGGCACTGGACCGCTTCACGACACTGACGGGCGTGTCCGTGTTCTGAGAAGGGTGTCTGGAGCGCCCCTTCAGCCGCGCGGGCCGGTGACGCCATGCGGCTCCGCCGCGTGGGCGCGACCGGCCAGGAAGCACCCGCACCCGGCAAACCACCCGCAGACCCCCGTCCGATTACACGGAGGCCATGAGACGGCCCCCGCCCGGAGGGCACCCCGTCGCTTTCCGGCCACCCACCCTTGACACGCTGGCCAAGTGTTGGCCAAGGCTCCCGTCGATCTCCGCCGCTGCCAGGCCCTGGGCCTGGCCGGTACCGCCTTCCTCGCCCTGGGCGGTGAGACGGCCGGGGCGCTGCCCATGCAGGACCTTCTCGCCCCCGAGTCCGGCCGTGCCGTACTCGGCCTGGTCGGCGTCTACTTCGGCGTCGTCCTGCTGATAGCCGCGTGGGCGCTGCTGGGCACCGTCGTACGGGGCCCCGAACCACCGACTCCCCGCTCCCTGCTGCTCGTTCTCGCCGTGTGGGCGGCGCCGCTGCTGCTCGCGCCGCCGCTGTTCAGCCGGGACGTGTACAGCTATCTCGCGCAGGGCGCCATGGTCGACGCGCACATCGACGTGTACGCGCACGGGCCCGCGCAGCTCGGCGGTCCGCTCGCCGACGAGGTGGCGCCGGTGTGGCAGCAGACGACGACGCCGTACGGCCCGGTCTTCCTCGCCGTCGCCTCGGCGCTGTCCGGACTCACACGCGGGGAGATACCGGCCGGACTGCTCGGCATGCGCCTGGTCGCCCTGCTCGGCGTCGCCCTGATGGCGGCGGCGCTGCCCCGTCTCGCCCGGCACAGCGGCGCCGATCCGGCCGCCGCGCTGTGGCTGGGGGCGCTCAACCCCCTCGTCCTGCTGCACCTGGTGGCCGGTGCGCACAACGACGCCATCATGCTCGGTCTGCTCGGGGTCGGACTGGTGGCCGCGCGCGGCCGGTGGCACGTCCTGGGTGTCGTCCTCATCACCCTCGCCGCCCTGGTGAAGGCGCCCGCGGCGCTCGGCCTCCTCGCGGTGGTCGCGCTGCGCGGGCGCCGGGGGATGCTGAGGTCCGCCGTGACCACGACCGGGGTCGCCCTCGCCACGACGGTCGCGGCAACCGCCGCCACCGGTACGGGATACGGCTGGATCGCGGCCCTGAGGACCCCCGTCTCGCCGCACAACTGGTCGCCCACCAGCGTCCTCGGCCGCGCCACCGGCGCCTTGCTGGAGAAACTCGGCAGCGGCCTGGCACCCCTGGCGCTGCCCGTCTGGCACGCGGCGGGACTCGCGCTGACCGTGCTGGTGGTCCTGTTCATATGGCTGCGCCTGCGGCCCGGCCCGATCTACGCGCTGGGCCTGAGCCTGGCCGCCGTCGCCGTGTTCGGCCCGGCGATCCGGCCCTGGTACGCGCTGTGGGGCCTGTTCCTCATCGCGGCGGCGGCGCCGAGCGGTTCGGTACGCCACCGGGTCGCGGCCGCCAGCGCGGTGCTCGCGCTCGCCGTGCTGCCGAGCGGGGGACCGCCGGACGCCGAACAGGTGGTCCTGGCCGTCTCCGGCGGAGTACTCGCCCTCGTCGTGCTCTGGCACGCCCACCAGGCGGCGCAGGCACCGGTGCTCGGGCGGGCGGCATGAGAAGACCGGGCGGCATGGGAAGACCGGGCAGCACCGATCGCCGGCGGTTGCTCTTCGTGCTCGGACTCGCCGTCGCCGTCGGCGTGTTCACCGCCACCGTTCCGCTGCTGCGCGACTGGTTCGACCTGCGCGTCTACTACGGGGCCGTCGACACCTGGGTCCACCACGGCGGCCGGATCTACGACTACCGGGTGCCGGGGACGACGTACGGCTTCACCTATCCGCCCTTCGCGGCCCTCGGCATGCTGCCGATGGCGCTGGTCGGGCTGCGCACGGCCATCGCCGTCGGGCTGCTGCTCAACCTCGCCGCCCTCGGCGCGGTCGTGTGGGTCCTGGTCGGGCCCGCGCTGCGCCGCTACGGCTGGTTCGGTTTCGCCCTGGCGGGCTGTCTCCTGGCGCTCCTCGAACCGGTCCGTGACACCTTCAGCTTCGGCCAGGTGAACCTGCTGCTCCTGGCCCTCGTGCTGAGCGACGCGTGGCTGCTGTCCACCGGCCGGGGCCGCCGGGCGGGCGTCGGCATCGGCCTGGCGGCGGCGGTCAAGCTCACCCCCGCGCTCTTCATCGGCCTGCTGCTGCTCGCCCGCCGCTGGCGCGCCGCCGGGGTCGCGACCGCCGTCGCCGCGGCGGCCACCGGGCTGGCCGCCTGGGCGGCACCGGGAGCCTCACGCTTCTACTGGACCGACGCGGTGTGGGACACGGCCCGCATCGGACAGCTCGGCTATGTCTCCAACCAGTCGTTGCAGGGCGTCCTGGCCAGGCTCGCGGCACCGGACGAACCGAGCAGGGCCACCTGGGCGACGGCCGCCCTGCTGGTCCTGTGCGTGTGGGCGTGGCGGGCCTCCCGTGCCCTGGCCGACGAGGACTGGACGGCCGCGTTCGCCCTCACCGGGCTCGCCGCCTGCCTCGTCAGCCCGATCACCTGGGTGCACCATCTGGTCTGGCTGCTGCCGTCCTTCGCCGTGCTGCTGCACCGGGGCCGGCCGCGGATCGTGGCCGCCTTGTACGTCGTGCTGTGCAGCAGCGTGGTGTGGCTGTGGTTCGACGACGCCTCCGGCCTCGACGGATTCCTCGGCAGCAACACGTATACGTGGATCACGCTCGGGCTGCTGCTGTGGCTGCCCGCCGGTCAGTCACGCGTGGGCCGTGTGCCCTTGAGCCGCAGGGCCAGGGCGACGCCGCCGGCGCCCAGGCCCGCTGCGCCCGCGATGACGGCGGCCTCGGACCAGCCGGCTCCGTCGCTCTCCGCCGGAGTCGCGGGCAGGGCTTCGGGTCCCGCGGCCGGTACCCGACGCGTGTCGAGCAGCGTCCCGACGGGATCGACGTGCCCGGCCGCCCCGAAGCCCCAGTCGAGCAGCGAGCGCGCCTCCTCGTACACGGCGAACCCGCCGCCCTCCTGAGGGTTCATCACCGTGACGACAAGGGTGCGCCCGCCCCGCCGCGCGGCGGCGACGAGCGTGTTGCCCGCGTCGGAGGTGTAGCCGTTCTTGACGCCGATCAGGCCCGGGTACGGCTCCACCCCGTCGGCGCCGGTCAGCAGCCGGTTGGTGTTGTGGATCTGGAACGCGTAGCCGTCGCCGGGGAACATGGCCTGGACGGTGGAGCAGTACCGCGCGAACTCCGGGTTGCGCAGTCCGGCCCGCCCGAAGACCGCCAGGTCGTACGCGGACGAGACCTGGCCGGGTGTGTCGTAGCCGTCGGGCGAGATGACGCGGGTGTCGAGGGCGCCCAGCGCACGGGCCTTGGCCTGCATCCGGGTGGCCGTGGTCTCCCAGCCGCCGTTCATCGCGGCCAGCACGTGCACGGCGTCGTTGCCGGAGTTGAGGAAGACACCGCGCCACAGGTCGGCCACGCGGTAGGTGCGCCCCTCGGCGACGCCCACCAGGCTGCTGCCGGGGCCGATGTCCTGGAGCTCCTCCTCCTTGACGGTGTGCCGGATGCCGCCGGGCAGTGCCGGGAGCGCCGTGAGTGCGAACAGGGTCTTGAGGGTGCTGGCGGGCGGCAGCCTGAGGTGCGCGTCGCGCGCGGCGAGCACATCGCCGGTGCGGGCGTCGGCCACCAGCCACGACAGCGCGGAGATGTCCTCGGGGACCTCGGGCGCCCCGGCCCGGAGCCGTACCTGTGTCCCCGGCCGGTACAGCGGCGGCGGCTGCTGCGAGGCCGCGGGCCTCGGCGCGCCCGGGTCCGTGTGGGCCCGGGCGGCTGCCGGACTCGGCGCGAGGGCCAGCGCGCCCACCGCACAGACGATGGAACAGGACACGGCGGCGCGGGAGGCGATGGCGCTGGGTGAGAATCCGATGGTCATTCCGCCAACGTAGGAAGGGAGTCGCCGTACGCCGGGGTGCCAGGGCCGAGCGGCCGGATCGAGTACCCGGATGCCGCACGCGAGGCAGGTCAGGCGACCGGCAGGGTCGGCTGGACCTGGCGGAGGAAGGCCGCGTTGTCCGGGGTGGCGCGCATCCGCTCCAGGAGTGTTTCGAGGCCGGCCTGGCCGTCCCGCGTCTGCAGGGCGCGCCGCAGTCCTCGCATGGCCGTCAACTCGGCGGCGGGCAGCAGGAGTTCCTCGCGGCGGGTACCGGACGGGGTGATGTCGACGGCCGGGAACACGCGTCGTGAGGCGAGGGTCCGGTCGAGGCGGAGCTCCATGTTGCCGGTGCTCTTCAGCTCCTCGAAGAAGTAGTCGTCGGCGCGGGAGCCGGTCTCCACCAGGGCGGTGGCGAGGATGGTGAGCGAGCCGCCCTCCTCGGCGAGGCGCGCGGCGCCGAAGAACTTCTTGGGGCCGTGCACGGCGGCGGCGTCGACGCCGCCGCTGAGGGTGCGGCCACCGGAGGCCGCCGCGTTGTTGTGCGCCCGGCACAGCCGGGTGAGCGAGTCCATCAGGATGACCACGTCCTCGCCCTGCTCGACGAGCCGCTTGGCGCGCTCGATGACGAGCTCGGCGAGGGCGATGTGCTGCTTGGGCGTCTTGTCGAAGGTCGAGGCGAAGACCTCTCCCCGGACGGAGCGCCGCATGTCGGTCACTTCTTCGGGCCGCTCGTCGAGCAGCACCACCATCAGGTGGCATTCGGGATGGTTGCCCGCGACGGCGGCGGCGATCTGCTGGAGCAGCACCGTCTTGCCGGTCTTGGGCGGGGCGACGATCAGGCCACGCTGGCCCTTGCCGACCGGCGAGAGCAGGTCGACGACGCGCCCGGCCAGACCGCTCGCCGGGTGTTCCAGGCGAAGCCGGTCGCGGGGGTGCAGCGGGGTCAGGTCGCGGAAGTGCGGGCGGCCGCGCAGCTCTTGGGGCGTACGGCCGTTGATCCGCTCGACCTCGGCGAGCGCGCGAGGTCCGCCGCGTACGCCTTCGACGGTGTCGCCCTTGCGCAGGCCGTAACGGCGGATCAGCGCGGCGGAGACCTGGACGTCGTTCGGCGTCGGCAGGCAGCTCTCGGAGCGCAGGTACCCCTTCCCGTTGCCGTCGATGTCGAGGACACCGGTGGCGACCTGGGCCTGGGGCTGCTGCTGTACAGGGGGGTGTTCGAGTGTGGTGGTCATGAGGGGGGGTCCTTTCGAGGACGGATTCATGAGGTCATGAGGAAGGGAGGGGAGGTGCCGGTGGAGGC containing:
- the aspA gene encoding aspartate ammonia-lyase, coding for MTTVAAAHRSEHDLLGDRDVPAEAYWGIHTLRATENFPITGTPISAYPHLIDALAAVKEAAARANEELGLLEPRKAAALVEACREIRDGRLHDQFVVDVIQGGAGTSTNMNANEVVANRALELLGHEKGQYQYLHPNEDVNLGQSTNDVYPTAVKVATVFAVRGLLKAMAVLQDAFAAKAVEFRDVLKMGRTQLQDAVPMTLGQEFSAYAVMLDEDRSRLAEAVELIHEINLGATAIGTGLNAPAGYAESVRRHLADITGLPLVTAANLVEATQDCGAFVQMSGVLKRIAVKLSKSCNDLRLLSSGPRAGLNEINLPPVQAGSSIMPGKVNPVIPEVVNQVAFEVIGNDVTITMAAEAGQLQLNAFEPIILHSLSESITHLRAACLTLAERCVAGITANTEVLRAAVENSIGLVTALNPHIGYTAATDIAKEALATGRGVAELVLEKGLLPAERLEALLRPEVLAGSGARLEV
- a CDS encoding glutaminase gives rise to the protein MVIMPYSSSLTFQPVLERIATEIAQTPGRGRPADYIPALAARDPRSFGMAVAELDGTVYGVGDWQQPFSTQSITKVFTLALDLAREGDELWEHVGREPSGNPFNSLVQLEYENGIPRNPFINAGALVVTDRLQTQTGDAAGALLDFLRAESGNPRLTFDEDVAASEAAHGDRNAALGHFMASYGNIDNPVPALLDQYFRQCSIEASCADLALATGFLARHGVRADGSRLLTRSQAKQVNAVMLTCGTYDAAGDFAYRVGLPGKSGVGGGIIAVVPGRCTLCVWSPGLDERGNSVAGVAALDRFTTLTGVSVF
- the mptB gene encoding polyprenol phosphomannose-dependent alpha 1,6 mannosyltransferase MptB, which translates into the protein MLAKAPVDLRRCQALGLAGTAFLALGGETAGALPMQDLLAPESGRAVLGLVGVYFGVVLLIAAWALLGTVVRGPEPPTPRSLLLVLAVWAAPLLLAPPLFSRDVYSYLAQGAMVDAHIDVYAHGPAQLGGPLADEVAPVWQQTTTPYGPVFLAVASALSGLTRGEIPAGLLGMRLVALLGVALMAAALPRLARHSGADPAAALWLGALNPLVLLHLVAGAHNDAIMLGLLGVGLVAARGRWHVLGVVLITLAALVKAPAALGLLAVVALRGRRGMLRSAVTTTGVALATTVAATAATGTGYGWIAALRTPVSPHNWSPTSVLGRATGALLEKLGSGLAPLALPVWHAAGLALTVLVVLFIWLRLRPGPIYALGLSLAAVAVFGPAIRPWYALWGLFLIAAAAPSGSVRHRVAAASAVLALAVLPSGGPPDAEQVVLAVSGGVLALVVLWHAHQAAQAPVLGRAA
- a CDS encoding glycosyltransferase 87 family protein translates to MGRPGSTDRRRLLFVLGLAVAVGVFTATVPLLRDWFDLRVYYGAVDTWVHHGGRIYDYRVPGTTYGFTYPPFAALGMLPMALVGLRTAIAVGLLLNLAALGAVVWVLVGPALRRYGWFGFALAGCLLALLEPVRDTFSFGQVNLLLLALVLSDAWLLSTGRGRRAGVGIGLAAAVKLTPALFIGLLLLARRWRAAGVATAVAAAATGLAAWAAPGASRFYWTDAVWDTARIGQLGYVSNQSLQGVLARLAAPDEPSRATWATAALLVLCVWAWRASRALADEDWTAAFALTGLAACLVSPITWVHHLVWLLPSFAVLLHRGRPRIVAALYVVLCSSVVWLWFDDASGLDGFLGSNTYTWITLGLLLWLPAGQSRVGRVPLSRRARATPPAPRPAAPAMTAASDQPAPSLSAGVAGRASGPAAGTRRVSSSVPTGSTCPAAPKPQSSSERASSYTANPPPS
- the rho gene encoding transcription termination factor Rho, whose protein sequence is MTTTLEHPPVQQQPQAQVATGVLDIDGNGKGYLRSESCLPTPNDVQVSAALIRRYGLRKGDTVEGVRGGPRALAEVERINGRTPQELRGRPHFRDLTPLHPRDRLRLEHPASGLAGRVVDLLSPVGKGQRGLIVAPPKTGKTVLLQQIAAAVAGNHPECHLMVVLLDERPEEVTDMRRSVRGEVFASTFDKTPKQHIALAELVIERAKRLVEQGEDVVILMDSLTRLCRAHNNAAASGGRTLSGGVDAAAVHGPKKFFGAARLAEEGGSLTILATALVETGSRADDYFFEELKSTGNMELRLDRTLASRRVFPAVDITPSGTRREELLLPAAELTAMRGLRRALQTRDGQAGLETLLERMRATPDNAAFLRQVQPTLPVA